The Nocardiopsis dassonvillei subsp. dassonvillei DSM 43111 genome contains a region encoding:
- a CDS encoding universal stress protein, producing MPSNEEHSPRVVVGVDGSDHSRAALEWAAAEAERRGVPLRAVHALGMPLIVSAGSVPARFDPTAEISDQADEVLTKAAEHVRRVRPSVTVETETALEEPPLALLSHSRTHDVLVLGTRGLGTFASVFVGSVSIRVAAQAACPVVVVPSHGGSPATTSLGRVVVGVDGSRNARRALRLAVDLVRESGGELVVVNSWEVPYPYDPIAMTSMGYEPQEKLFDRKSEELVGEMLLDVTGRRREDLDFEVSVVRTQDSPVNALIGAAEGADAIVVGSRGRGSVRGLLLGSVSQGVLHHSEIPVVILPHHAEEE from the coding sequence ATGCCAAGCAACGAGGAGCACTCGCCCAGGGTCGTGGTCGGCGTCGACGGCTCCGACCACTCGCGGGCGGCGCTGGAGTGGGCGGCCGCCGAGGCGGAGCGCAGGGGCGTGCCGCTGCGGGCCGTCCACGCGCTGGGAATGCCGCTGATCGTGTCGGCCGGCTCCGTGCCCGCCCGCTTCGACCCCACCGCGGAGATCTCGGACCAGGCCGACGAGGTGCTCACCAAGGCCGCGGAGCACGTGCGCCGTGTCCGGCCGTCGGTGACGGTGGAGACCGAGACCGCCCTGGAGGAGCCGCCGCTGGCGCTGCTGAGCCACAGCCGGACGCACGACGTGCTCGTGCTCGGCACACGGGGCCTGGGCACGTTCGCGTCGGTGTTCGTGGGCTCGGTGAGCATCCGCGTGGCCGCCCAGGCGGCCTGCCCGGTCGTGGTGGTGCCCTCGCACGGGGGCAGCCCCGCGACGACCTCGCTCGGCCGGGTCGTGGTCGGCGTGGACGGTTCCAGGAACGCCCGCCGGGCGCTGCGCCTGGCCGTGGACCTGGTGCGGGAGAGCGGCGGCGAACTCGTCGTGGTCAACAGCTGGGAGGTGCCCTACCCCTACGACCCGATCGCGATGACCTCCATGGGATACGAGCCCCAGGAGAAGCTGTTCGACCGCAAGTCCGAGGAGCTGGTGGGCGAGATGCTGCTCGACGTCACCGGCAGGCGGCGCGAGGACCTCGACTTCGAGGTCAGCGTGGTGCGCACCCAGGACAGCCCGGTCAACGCGCTGATCGGGGCCGCCGAGGGGGCCGACGCGATCGTGGTGGGCTCCCGGGGCCGGGGGAGCGTGCGCGGACTGCTCCTGGGCTCGGTCAGCCAGGGCGTGCTGCACCACTCCGAGATCCCGGTGGTGATCCTTCCGCACCACGCCGAGGAGGAGTAG
- a CDS encoding helix-turn-helix domain-containing protein, whose translation MPGHPTSRITIPSWAWEREHTAEFLRRRDVQALFRFGRQYGGASQMAISAATGLSQGRVSEVLNGRKTVTAFEVYERIADGFGMPDRARMLFGLAPKNPGTFTGSDSAESSAPPRRPAPRSPGPGEDEKVRRRAFVGLAGTALFQATTGSVLDMDEIAAALTRYAGGRRSTVRAATSLGELAKRTHAAKAGYQACHYTAVAKRLPELLRGLDDAVSGVEDDDLSRVHALRAEAYHVAASLLLKCEERGLSYLAADRSMRAAEASESPAVVGASARAFTRALMRERHYKAATELATSTAERVDSATDEATPESLSVYGSLLLSGAVSAAKRENRGQALSLLDEASDAGERLGGDFNYQWTAFGPTNVLLHRVSAAVELGDAGSAIDYARQVRLDNIDVMERRVTLFIDAARAYQQWGKTEHAYHALRNAEEMASEELTARPVVHQLINDIRTRASGHLYDNVSELAERVGA comes from the coding sequence ATGCCGGGCCACCCGACGAGCCGGATCACCATCCCGTCGTGGGCATGGGAACGCGAGCACACGGCGGAGTTCCTGAGAAGGCGCGATGTCCAGGCACTTTTCCGGTTCGGGCGCCAGTACGGCGGTGCGAGCCAGATGGCGATCTCGGCGGCGACCGGCCTCTCACAGGGGCGGGTGAGCGAGGTACTGAACGGCCGCAAGACCGTCACGGCCTTCGAGGTGTACGAACGGATCGCCGACGGCTTCGGGATGCCCGACCGCGCGCGGATGCTGTTCGGCCTTGCACCGAAGAACCCCGGCACGTTCACTGGATCCGACAGCGCGGAGTCCTCGGCACCACCGAGGCGACCCGCACCCAGGAGCCCGGGCCCGGGGGAGGATGAGAAGGTGCGACGTCGCGCATTCGTCGGACTGGCCGGAACCGCCCTGTTCCAGGCCACCACAGGTTCAGTGCTGGACATGGACGAGATCGCCGCAGCACTCACCAGGTACGCGGGAGGTCGTCGGTCGACTGTGCGAGCGGCGACGAGTCTCGGCGAGCTCGCCAAACGGACGCACGCGGCCAAGGCCGGATACCAGGCGTGCCATTACACGGCGGTGGCCAAGCGGCTACCCGAGCTGCTGCGCGGCCTGGATGACGCGGTGTCCGGTGTCGAAGACGACGACCTCTCCCGGGTGCACGCGCTTCGGGCGGAGGCGTACCACGTGGCGGCGAGTCTCCTGCTCAAGTGCGAGGAGCGCGGTTTGTCCTACCTCGCGGCAGACCGAAGCATGCGCGCGGCCGAGGCGAGCGAGAGCCCCGCGGTCGTGGGTGCGAGCGCCAGGGCGTTCACCCGGGCGCTGATGCGTGAGCGCCACTACAAGGCGGCGACGGAACTGGCGACGAGCACCGCCGAACGGGTGGACAGCGCCACGGACGAGGCCACGCCGGAATCCCTGTCGGTGTACGGGTCGCTTCTGCTGAGCGGTGCGGTCTCGGCGGCCAAGCGCGAAAACCGGGGCCAGGCGCTCAGCCTGCTTGACGAGGCCAGCGACGCGGGTGAACGGCTCGGCGGGGATTTCAACTACCAGTGGACTGCCTTCGGACCGACCAACGTCCTGCTGCACCGGGTGAGCGCGGCAGTCGAGTTGGGCGACGCGGGCAGCGCGATCGACTACGCGCGCCAGGTGCGGTTGGACAACATCGACGTGATGGAACGCCGGGTGACGCTGTTCATCGACGCGGCGCGTGCGTACCAGCAGTGGGGCAAGACCGAGCACGCCTACCACGCGTTGCGCAACGCCGAGGAGATGGCGAGCGAGGAACTGACCGCCCGTCCGGTGGTGCACCAGTTGATCAACGACATCCGTACCCGGGCGAGTGGTCACCTGTACGACAACGTCAGCGAACTAGCGGAAAGGGTCGGTGCCTGA
- a CDS encoding MinD/ParA family ATP-binding protein, whose translation MAHQEHNGSGRSSETGPGPAAGEHVEPDRSAGDPEEYDPDAAAPGPTAPEPSPHDQWFGGFEGEAPPPPPYARLPEDTPLPGAGHHTPSPPGGAGGAEAVGGELERSASGDPEPSGLSAVPEPEGLPEEPETEVLPPSSVTSEPSSAPGIFGPPETPEDSGVPGSSGTSRPLLPPRASGASEFLAGSEAAETAAAAEDDADTEDGEEEGTVRLVPGAARRRPQRPQRQRLQRPTRPGEDPLAPRRPRRDPDVPEPEQLPPLENERDDAHGGPRTTGPVPTGTETGSGPTGSGPFSFRGPGSSPVRGPGDNGPGPDSGPRSARDTGLGAWLGEDSGPFRSAPPPGEPVRPAPLRTPEPPSALTGPRADLAPPPPPPAPQGSPDRRPEQERQTSDALNAATLVRNRRQGPSGGWRRAVHAATLGLVNPGESAKVLRQRELVARASTPVAAGHHRVAVLSLKGGVGKTTTTVALGATLASLRGDRVLAVDANPDRGTLSDKVRLETAATIRDLLNERHLVSRYADIRGFTSQAPSRLEILASDRDPAVSEAFSDADYREVARIVEHFYSICITDCGTGLLHSAMRGVLGLADQVVLVSSASVDGARSASATLDWLEAHGHGSLVRNAVVVLSMVRSDSKSSVDLNRLEEHFAGRCRDVVRVPWDGHLEEGAEVDLERLAPATRDAYLQLAASVGEAFAWQR comes from the coding sequence GTGGCACACCAGGAACACAACGGGTCGGGTCGAAGCTCTGAGACGGGCCCCGGACCCGCGGCCGGGGAGCACGTCGAACCGGACCGCTCGGCGGGTGACCCGGAGGAGTACGACCCGGACGCCGCCGCGCCGGGGCCGACCGCGCCCGAGCCCTCGCCCCACGACCAGTGGTTCGGCGGCTTCGAGGGCGAGGCGCCGCCTCCGCCGCCCTACGCCAGGCTGCCCGAGGACACACCGCTGCCGGGCGCGGGGCACCATACGCCGTCCCCGCCGGGCGGAGCGGGTGGGGCGGAGGCGGTAGGCGGGGAGCTGGAGAGGTCGGCCTCCGGTGATCCCGAGCCTTCGGGGCTTTCCGCTGTCCCCGAACCGGAGGGCCTGCCGGAGGAACCCGAGACCGAGGTTCTTCCGCCCTCTTCCGTGACTTCTGAGCCTTCTAGCGCTCCTGGGATTTTTGGTCCTCCTGAGACTCCTGAGGACTCCGGCGTTCCCGGGTCTTCCGGAACGTCCAGGCCTCTGCTGCCCCCGCGGGCCTCCGGGGCCTCGGAGTTCCTGGCGGGTTCGGAGGCTGCCGAGACCGCCGCCGCTGCCGAGGACGACGCCGACACCGAAGACGGCGAGGAGGAGGGCACGGTCCGCCTAGTGCCGGGGGCCGCGCGCAGACGCCCGCAGCGCCCCCAGCGGCAGCGCCTCCAGCGCCCCACCCGTCCGGGCGAGGACCCGCTGGCGCCCCGCAGGCCGCGCCGCGACCCCGACGTGCCCGAACCGGAGCAGCTGCCTCCCCTGGAGAACGAGCGCGACGACGCGCACGGCGGACCGCGGACCACGGGACCGGTTCCGACGGGGACGGAGACGGGATCTGGTCCGACGGGATCGGGTCCGTTCTCCTTCCGGGGGCCCGGTTCGAGCCCCGTCCGGGGACCGGGGGACAACGGGCCCGGCCCGGACTCCGGTCCCCGATCCGCGCGGGACACGGGGTTGGGCGCGTGGCTGGGCGAGGACTCCGGCCCGTTCCGGTCCGCGCCGCCACCGGGCGAGCCCGTCCGTCCGGCACCGCTCCGGACCCCCGAGCCGCCGTCCGCGCTCACCGGGCCCCGGGCCGACCTCGCGCCGCCACCGCCCCCGCCCGCTCCCCAGGGTTCACCGGACCGGCGCCCCGAACAGGAGCGGCAGACCTCCGACGCGCTCAACGCGGCCACCCTCGTGCGCAACCGGCGCCAGGGCCCCAGCGGCGGGTGGCGCCGGGCCGTGCACGCCGCCACCCTGGGACTGGTCAACCCGGGGGAGTCGGCCAAGGTGCTGCGCCAGCGCGAACTGGTGGCCCGCGCGAGCACACCCGTGGCGGCCGGACACCACCGGGTGGCCGTGCTCAGCCTCAAGGGCGGGGTCGGCAAGACGACCACCACGGTCGCCCTCGGCGCGACGCTGGCCTCCCTGCGCGGCGACCGGGTGCTCGCGGTGGACGCCAACCCCGACCGCGGCACGCTGTCGGACAAGGTGCGGCTGGAGACCGCGGCGACCATCCGCGACCTGCTCAACGAGCGCCACCTGGTGTCGCGCTACGCCGACATCCGCGGGTTCACCTCGCAGGCGCCCAGCCGACTGGAGATCCTGGCCTCCGACCGCGACCCTGCGGTCTCCGAGGCCTTCAGCGACGCCGACTACCGGGAGGTCGCCCGGATCGTCGAGCACTTCTACTCCATCTGCATCACCGACTGCGGCACCGGTCTGCTGCACTCGGCGATGCGCGGGGTGCTGGGGCTGGCCGACCAGGTCGTCCTGGTCAGCTCGGCTTCCGTGGACGGGGCCCGCAGCGCCAGCGCCACCCTGGACTGGCTGGAGGCGCACGGCCACGGCTCCCTCGTCCGCAACGCCGTGGTGGTGCTGTCGATGGTGCGCTCCGACAGCAAGAGCAGCGTGGATCTGAACCGGCTGGAGGAGCACTTCGCCGGGCGGTGCCGCGACGTGGTGCGGGTGCCCTGGGACGGGCACCTGGAGGAGGGCGCGGAGGTGGACCTCGAACGGCTCGCCCCCGCCACGCGGGACGCCTACCTCCAGCTGGCCGCGTCGGTCGGGGAGGCGTTCGCCTGGCAGAGGTGA
- a CDS encoding GntR family transcriptional regulator, whose protein sequence is MDIMSSLEFAPPKYVQIVRAIQERIEDGTYPVGEMLPSESRMVREFGAGRSTVVRALQILSMQGWIDREHGRGSFVRGVPQQGSERSHAGASAFDASEEAKRNRILTAGRAPASAAVAEAIGVPEGSPAIMRQRLVLDEGEPSELVTLWFPLDVAEGTDLGETQPISIGAREHVQMVKQLRPSKVVERLCARLATGVEREPLGLDEGTPVLGITARILDASGDVIAVAEVVLPGDLHELEDSYPAV, encoded by the coding sequence GTGGACATCATGTCGAGTCTGGAGTTCGCTCCGCCCAAGTACGTACAGATCGTGCGGGCGATCCAAGAGCGCATCGAGGACGGTACCTATCCGGTGGGGGAGATGCTTCCCTCCGAGTCGCGGATGGTGCGCGAGTTCGGGGCCGGGCGCTCCACGGTCGTGCGGGCCCTACAGATCCTGAGCATGCAGGGGTGGATCGACCGCGAGCACGGACGCGGGTCCTTCGTGCGCGGCGTCCCGCAACAGGGCTCCGAACGCTCCCACGCGGGGGCCAGTGCCTTCGACGCCTCCGAGGAGGCCAAGCGCAACCGCATCCTGACCGCCGGACGCGCCCCGGCCTCCGCCGCCGTGGCCGAGGCGATCGGTGTGCCCGAGGGCTCCCCGGCGATCATGCGTCAACGCCTGGTCCTGGACGAGGGCGAACCGAGTGAGCTGGTCACCCTGTGGTTCCCCCTGGACGTGGCCGAGGGAACCGACCTGGGCGAGACGCAGCCGATCAGCATTGGCGCACGCGAACACGTGCAGATGGTCAAGCAGCTCCGGCCCTCCAAGGTCGTCGAACGGCTCTGCGCACGCCTGGCCACCGGCGTTGAACGCGAACCCCTGGGGCTGGACGAGGGCACTCCGGTCCTGGGCATCACCGCGCGGATACTCGATGCCTCCGGGGACGTGATCGCCGTCGCTGAGGTGGTGCTCCCCGGTGACCTGCACGAACTGGAGGACTCCTACCCGGCCGTGTAG
- a CDS encoding DUF262 domain-containing protein — translation MKGSTPQHYTIADFLKWNDDHELVLNPKFQRGPVWPSAARTYLIDSIIRGYPIPKLLIRTKVDRATRRTIRDVVDGQQRLRTIIDFASDKLVLGPKAGEFKGKRYRDLEDEQQDDFLSYKLTCEQLINASDEDVLEVFVRINSYAVPVNEPELRNARFDNAFSDLVKNIVRRVTPVWEAGVISPRERVRMADQSTIAEVIGYFIEGVRDGGESQITKIYENHKDDSLEDLPPQEKVTNVCLETAQLLEDLANEPIAQRPHFLMLAAAVMYAKNELPEGKIDFSRIPPKENLLRNKDNAVNSLKELNIAFSTPLEDLPSNLNLFVDARSTTQRMRSRQTRFEYFCRALTGESFF, via the coding sequence TTGAAGGGCAGCACTCCGCAGCACTACACAATAGCAGATTTCCTTAAATGGAATGACGACCATGAGCTTGTACTAAATCCAAAGTTCCAACGCGGACCAGTATGGCCCTCAGCGGCTAGGACTTATCTGATTGACTCTATTATCAGAGGATACCCCATACCCAAACTCCTCATTAGGACAAAAGTGGATAGAGCTACACGGCGCACCATTAGAGATGTAGTTGACGGGCAACAAAGGCTCCGCACAATAATTGATTTCGCCTCTGACAAACTGGTCCTAGGCCCCAAGGCGGGAGAGTTCAAAGGGAAAAGATACCGCGACCTGGAAGACGAACAGCAGGATGACTTCTTGTCCTATAAGTTGACATGCGAGCAGCTCATCAATGCAAGCGACGAAGATGTGCTCGAAGTTTTTGTAAGAATCAACTCCTACGCTGTCCCTGTAAACGAGCCTGAGCTTCGAAATGCTCGTTTTGATAATGCATTTAGCGATCTTGTTAAGAATATTGTCCGACGAGTTACACCCGTATGGGAAGCTGGCGTCATCTCCCCGCGTGAGCGCGTAAGGATGGCAGACCAATCCACTATTGCTGAAGTAATCGGATACTTCATCGAAGGTGTGAGAGATGGCGGAGAGTCCCAGATCACAAAGATATACGAGAATCACAAAGACGACTCATTGGAAGATCTTCCTCCCCAGGAAAAAGTGACTAACGTATGCCTAGAAACTGCCCAACTACTGGAAGACCTAGCCAACGAACCGATCGCACAAAGACCACACTTTCTAATGCTAGCGGCAGCAGTTATGTATGCGAAAAACGAACTCCCAGAAGGAAAAATAGACTTTAGTAGAATCCCCCCAAAAGAGAACCTACTCCGAAACAAGGATAATGCTGTCAATAGCCTAAAAGAGTTGAACATCGCATTCTCAACACCACTGGAAGATCTCCCTAGCAATCTGAACCTATTTGTCGATGCGCGCTCAACTACACAACGCATGCGAAGTCGACAAACACGTTTTGAATACTTCTGCCGCGCACTGACAGGAGAATCATTTTTCTAG
- a CDS encoding universal stress protein, which yields MNTQERPPAVVVGVDGTPASHAALVWATEEAARRGTQLRIVHGLGMPVVIGAYGAAGRVAVEDQREAGHDLLTAGAAYAHRARPGLDVVTVLAPEDAPAVLLNDALPEDVVVVGSRGLGGVRAIMLGSVSVRASSHAPCPVVVVPDQERPPPRRGRVVAGVDGSESSRRALRFALHEALVSGSEVVVVNSWEVPLPADTGSLAADARALHEEAFDRRSEEIVAGLLAEVVDERTEHLEISAVRTQANPVDALLEAGRDADLLVVGSRGRGGVRGLVMGSVSQGVLRHAPVPVAVLPPLSEDE from the coding sequence ATGAACACACAGGAACGCCCGCCCGCGGTCGTGGTCGGCGTGGACGGCACGCCCGCCTCCCACGCCGCCCTGGTCTGGGCGACCGAGGAGGCGGCCAGGCGCGGCACACAGCTGCGGATCGTGCACGGCCTCGGGATGCCGGTGGTGATCGGCGCCTACGGGGCGGCCGGGCGCGTGGCCGTCGAGGACCAGCGGGAGGCGGGGCACGACCTGCTCACCGCGGGCGCCGCGTACGCGCACCGTGCCCGGCCCGGCCTGGACGTGGTGACCGTCCTGGCGCCGGAGGACGCGCCCGCGGTCCTGCTCAACGACGCCCTGCCCGAGGACGTCGTCGTGGTGGGGTCGCGGGGCCTGGGCGGGGTCCGGGCGATCATGCTGGGCTCGGTCAGCGTGCGCGCCTCCTCCCACGCACCCTGTCCCGTGGTGGTCGTCCCCGACCAGGAGAGGCCGCCGCCGCGGCGCGGCCGCGTCGTGGCGGGCGTGGACGGGTCCGAGTCCTCCCGCCGCGCGCTGCGCTTCGCCCTCCACGAGGCGCTGGTGAGCGGCTCGGAGGTCGTGGTGGTCAACAGCTGGGAGGTGCCGCTTCCCGCGGACACCGGGTCGCTGGCCGCCGACGCCCGGGCCCTGCACGAGGAGGCGTTCGACCGCCGGTCCGAGGAGATCGTCGCGGGCCTGCTCGCGGAGGTGGTCGACGAGAGGACCGAGCACCTGGAGATCAGCGCGGTCCGGACGCAGGCCAACCCCGTGGACGCCCTCCTGGAGGCGGGGCGGGACGCGGACCTGCTGGTGGTGGGCTCGCGCGGACGCGGAGGAGTACGGGGGCTGGTGATGGGTTCGGTCAGCCAGGGGGTGCTGCGGCACGCGCCGGTGCCCGTGGCCGTCCTCCCGCCGCTGTCGGAGGACGAGTGA
- a CDS encoding flavoprotein, translating to MPDSVSERKTLYVVVCAAGPASDVGKLVDLAQEQGWTVQVMATPAAVGFIDVEALEKQTGRPVRSQHRAPGGPRSPKADAIIIAPATFNTINKLANGIADNYALDVVNEAIGLGVPTVILPFVNSAYAKRAPFQRSIRNLQDEGLIILIGPGLFEPHPPQSGKKHSLPWKSTLTSISSQLK from the coding sequence GTGCCTGACTCAGTGAGTGAGCGGAAGACTCTCTACGTGGTGGTGTGCGCGGCAGGTCCGGCTTCGGATGTCGGCAAGCTGGTCGATCTGGCACAGGAGCAGGGTTGGACCGTTCAGGTCATGGCCACGCCAGCGGCGGTGGGTTTCATCGACGTCGAGGCGCTGGAGAAGCAGACCGGCAGGCCGGTGCGTAGCCAACATCGCGCTCCGGGAGGCCCGCGTTCTCCCAAGGCGGACGCCATCATCATCGCCCCGGCCACCTTCAACACGATCAACAAGCTGGCCAACGGGATCGCCGACAACTACGCCCTAGACGTGGTGAACGAGGCCATCGGCCTCGGCGTACCGACAGTCATCCTCCCGTTCGTGAACTCGGCCTACGCCAAACGAGCACCCTTCCAAAGAAGCATAAGAAATTTACAAGATGAGGGACTTATAATCCTGATTGGCCCTGGACTATTCGAACCCCACCCGCCACAGAGTGGAAAAAAACACAGCCTTCCATGGAAGTCAACACTAACTTCAATATCGAGTCAATTAAAATAA
- a CDS encoding VOC family protein: MIGRLHTIALDCPDPGALADFYAELLGLPVTKREEHWVVVGEEWPRLAFQHAPDHKAPAWPDPERPQQAHLDVWVEDIEAAEERVLALGARRLAVAEDDPRDLFRVYADPAGHPFCLEYAAEGV; encoded by the coding sequence ATGATCGGACGACTGCACACCATCGCCCTGGACTGCCCCGACCCCGGCGCGCTCGCGGACTTCTACGCCGAACTGCTCGGGCTCCCCGTCACCAAGCGCGAGGAGCACTGGGTTGTGGTCGGGGAGGAGTGGCCGCGGCTCGCCTTCCAGCACGCGCCCGACCACAAGGCCCCGGCGTGGCCGGACCCCGAGCGGCCCCAGCAGGCGCACCTCGACGTCTGGGTGGAGGACATCGAGGCGGCCGAGGAGCGCGTGCTGGCGCTCGGGGCGCGCAGGCTCGCGGTCGCCGAGGACGACCCCCGCGACCTGTTCCGGGTCTACGCCGACCCCGCCGGGCACCCGTTCTGCCTGGAGTACGCCGCCGAGGGCGTCTGA
- a CDS encoding FtsK/SpoIIIE domain-containing protein yields MMRQPKVGAAQSSPTLPTPAQGVRWTTPIVETPGIVVLASWIWRLVRFLLTLPFRFPVMVACLASSAGVWWWLDWPGLACLWGTAAVVSLIWWRTWPGSYRACVTLRLLAWWRHLFVYKRHWQPVLVISGLAESYQERRYLPRIRRVRCNSWADYVRVSLVAGTSPDDFEHRVTELAHGFAAPSCRVVVNGPRDITLEFPRRDTLAEPLDALPVPDSPDLDALPVGQREDGSPWLLRLHGTHVLVVGVTGAGKGSVIWSTIRAMLPALADGTAQVWAIDPKRMELAYGRDLFTRYADTGESAVALLEKAVAQMQERAERYAGKQRSHIPTTDDPFVVVLLDEVAFLTAYHPDRDVRRRAENAIATLTSQGRSVGFAVLAALQDPRKEVMNLRNLFPDKVALRLDEASQVDMVLGEGARERGAEAHLIDPTLPGVAYVRLEGSPSPVRVRAAYVADEDITTMVDNYGVGFSSDGGAA; encoded by the coding sequence ATGATGCGCCAACCCAAGGTGGGGGCCGCTCAGTCCTCCCCGACCCTTCCCACCCCGGCCCAGGGCGTGCGGTGGACGACACCGATCGTGGAAACCCCCGGGATCGTCGTCCTGGCCTCGTGGATCTGGCGGCTGGTGCGGTTCCTTCTCACCCTGCCGTTCCGGTTCCCCGTCATGGTCGCCTGCCTCGCCTCGTCGGCGGGGGTGTGGTGGTGGCTGGACTGGCCCGGCCTCGCCTGCCTGTGGGGTACCGCTGCCGTGGTCTCCCTTATCTGGTGGCGCACCTGGCCCGGCTCCTACCGCGCCTGTGTCACCCTGCGTCTGCTGGCGTGGTGGCGGCATCTGTTCGTCTACAAGCGGCACTGGCAGCCGGTGTTGGTGATCTCCGGGTTGGCTGAGTCCTACCAGGAACGCCGCTACCTGCCCCGCATCCGCCGCGTTCGATGCAACTCCTGGGCCGACTACGTCCGCGTCTCCCTCGTCGCCGGAACCTCTCCGGACGACTTCGAGCACCGCGTCACCGAGCTGGCGCACGGGTTCGCCGCGCCTTCCTGCCGTGTGGTGGTCAACGGTCCCCGGGACATCACGTTGGAGTTCCCCCGACGTGACACCTTGGCCGAACCCCTGGACGCCCTGCCCGTCCCTGACTCTCCGGATCTGGACGCGCTCCCGGTCGGCCAGCGCGAGGACGGCTCACCCTGGTTGCTGCGGTTGCACGGAACCCACGTGCTCGTGGTCGGGGTGACCGGGGCCGGCAAGGGATCGGTGATCTGGTCCACCATCCGCGCCATGCTCCCCGCCCTGGCCGACGGCACTGCGCAGGTGTGGGCGATCGACCCCAAGCGCATGGAACTGGCCTACGGCCGCGACCTGTTCACCCGCTACGCCGACACGGGCGAATCCGCGGTGGCCCTGCTCGAAAAGGCAGTAGCGCAGATGCAGGAGCGGGCCGAACGCTACGCGGGCAAACAGCGCTCCCACATCCCGACCACCGATGACCCCTTCGTCGTGGTCCTGCTCGATGAGGTCGCCTTTCTGACCGCCTATCACCCCGACCGCGACGTGCGCCGTCGCGCGGAGAACGCGATCGCCACGCTGACCTCACAGGGCCGTTCGGTCGGCTTCGCCGTGCTGGCGGCGTTGCAGGACCCGCGCAAGGAGGTCATGAACCTGCGCAACCTCTTCCCCGACAAGGTCGCCCTGCGCCTGGACGAGGCATCGCAGGTGGACATGGTCCTCGGCGAAGGCGCACGTGAACGGGGTGCGGAAGCCCACCTGATCGACCCCACCCTTCCCGGGGTGGCCTACGTCCGTCTGGAAGGCTCTCCGTCCCCGGTGCGGGTCCGGGCCGCCTACGTCGCGGACGAGGACATCACAACCATGGTGGACAACTACGGGGTGGGCTTTTCCTCGGATGGAGGGGCAGCCTGA